In a genomic window of Allomeiothermus silvanus DSM 9946:
- a CDS encoding glycoside hydrolase family 13 protein: protein MSLTPDWVKDAIFYQIFPDRFRQGAGPMGMPAPLRQDFEPWEATPTLRGFKGGNLWGVIEKLDYIRELGFNAIYFCPIFASTANHRYHTTDYFQVDPMLGGNEALRRLIEEAHQRGIRVVLDAVLNHCSRGHFAFQNILENGRFSPYLRWFHVYGFPLNAYSGKANYAAWWDNPELPKFNTSTQEVRDYLLRVAEFWIEFGIDGWRLDVPNEINDDSFWQEFRRRVKAKNPQAYIVGEIWDDARRWLQGDQFDAVMNYPLGRAVLGFVGGETLDKDLAAKSGLGRIESLQALAFSHRLEDMFDRYHWDIVTAQMNLLTSHDTPRLITLLRKDLKRTRLALSLLYTLPGAPMVYYGDEIGLEGGHDPDNRRGMIWREELWQKPILDSIRHMARLRQGQPVLRRGKYQRLYAQDGHLAFARIHEHQALVVTVNTLDEPWKPVIPLHGVWARGQEARDLLSGTPAICHRGNLEAIHPLPPLSLGVWALE from the coding sequence ATGTCCCTTACCCCCGACTGGGTCAAAGACGCCATTTTCTACCAAATCTTCCCCGACCGCTTCCGCCAGGGGGCCGGACCGATGGGGATGCCCGCCCCCTTACGCCAGGACTTCGAACCCTGGGAAGCCACTCCCACCTTACGTGGCTTCAAAGGGGGCAACCTCTGGGGGGTGATCGAGAAACTCGATTACATCCGGGAGTTGGGCTTCAATGCGATCTATTTCTGCCCGATCTTCGCCTCCACCGCCAACCACCGCTACCACACCACCGATTACTTCCAAGTAGACCCCATGCTGGGCGGCAATGAAGCCCTTCGGCGGCTGATCGAAGAGGCCCATCAGCGGGGTATCCGAGTGGTGCTGGACGCGGTGCTCAACCACTGCTCCAGGGGGCACTTCGCGTTTCAAAATATCCTCGAGAACGGGCGCTTTTCCCCCTACCTCCGGTGGTTCCACGTTTATGGCTTCCCGCTCAACGCCTATTCGGGCAAAGCCAACTACGCCGCTTGGTGGGACAACCCCGAGTTACCCAAGTTCAACACCAGCACCCAGGAGGTGCGGGATTACCTCTTGCGGGTGGCCGAGTTCTGGATCGAATTCGGCATCGACGGCTGGCGGCTGGACGTGCCCAACGAGATCAACGATGACTCCTTCTGGCAGGAGTTCAGGCGGCGGGTCAAGGCCAAGAACCCACAGGCTTACATCGTGGGTGAGATCTGGGACGACGCCCGCCGTTGGTTGCAAGGCGACCAGTTCGACGCGGTAATGAACTACCCGCTGGGAAGAGCAGTGCTGGGCTTCGTGGGGGGCGAGACCCTAGACAAGGACTTGGCGGCTAAAAGTGGGCTAGGCCGGATAGAGAGCCTGCAAGCCTTAGCCTTTAGTCACCGCCTCGAGGACATGTTCGATCGGTATCACTGGGATATCGTGACCGCTCAAATGAACCTGCTCACCAGCCACGATACCCCCCGGCTTATTACCCTGCTGCGCAAAGACCTCAAGCGCACCCGGCTGGCCCTCTCGCTGCTGTACACCCTGCCTGGCGCCCCGATGGTCTATTACGGCGATGAGATAGGACTAGAGGGAGGTCACGACCCCGACAACCGGCGGGGCATGATCTGGCGAGAAGAACTTTGGCAAAAGCCGATCCTGGACTCCATTCGCCATATGGCCCGGTTGCGCCAGGGTCAGCCCGTGTTGCGGCGTGGCAAGTATCAGCGGCTTTACGCCCAAGACGGCCACCTGGCCTTCGCCCGAATCCACGAGCACCAGGCGTTGGTGGTCACGGTGAACACCTTGGACGAGCCTTGGAAGCCGGTGATCCCCCTGCACGGGGTCTGGGCCAGGGGTCAGGAGGCCCGCGACCTCCTGAGCGGAACGCCTGCCATCTGTCACCGGGGCAACCTGGAGGCTATCCATCCCTTGCCGCCCCTCAGCTTGGGGGTGTGGGCGCTTGAGTAA
- the gmk gene encoding guanylate kinase: MPRGNLIVMTGASGVGKGTIRARLLEYIRPLYYSISMTTRPPRPGERHGVDYYFVSRPEFEAKIAQNGFLEYAQYVEDYYGTPREPVEKALAEGTDVLLEIEVQGALQVAQQVPEAILVFIIPPSLSELRRRLLLRGTDSLEKIHQRLKRAEEELREAHHFDYVVVNDQLDRAVSDFSSIIKAERLKTERMGDALERALQREPALEAELDELERKLRGNGPQGG, from the coding sequence ATGCCAAGAGGAAATCTCATCGTCATGACCGGGGCCTCCGGGGTGGGCAAAGGTACCATACGGGCCAGGCTCCTAGAGTACATCCGCCCCTTGTACTACTCTATCTCTATGACCACCCGCCCGCCGCGGCCGGGTGAGCGGCACGGGGTAGATTACTACTTTGTGAGCAGGCCCGAGTTTGAGGCCAAGATCGCCCAGAACGGTTTCTTGGAGTACGCTCAGTATGTCGAGGACTACTATGGCACTCCCCGCGAGCCGGTGGAAAAAGCCCTAGCCGAGGGCACTGACGTGCTGCTGGAAATTGAAGTACAGGGGGCCTTACAAGTGGCTCAGCAGGTCCCCGAGGCCATTTTGGTTTTCATCATTCCTCCCTCCCTTTCCGAGCTGCGCCGCCGGCTGCTGTTGCGCGGGACCGATAGTCTCGAGAAGATCCACCAACGCCTCAAACGGGCCGAGGAGGAACTGCGCGAGGCCCACCACTTTGACTACGTGGTGGTCAACGACCAACTCGACCGGGCGGTCTCGGACTTCTCTAGCATCATCAAAGCCGAGCGCCTCAAGACCGAACGCATGGGGGATGCGCTGGAGCGCGCGCTCCAGCGCGAGCCAGCCCTGGAAGCAGAGCTGGATGAACTCGAGCGCAAACTGAGGGGCAATGGACCTCAGGGGGGCTAA
- the rpoZ gene encoding DNA-directed RNA polymerase subunit omega, whose product MAEPGIDTLLTVTDSKYRLTVVVAKRAQQLLRYQFKNTVLEPSEWPKMRTLEGEKPDPNPVTWAMQELRTGRLVIGENLVPEDRLSKVLDQMYPREIPEPQPQERDRD is encoded by the coding sequence ATGGCTGAACCCGGAATCGATACCTTGCTCACCGTCACTGACTCTAAGTACCGCCTGACGGTAGTGGTGGCCAAGCGCGCCCAGCAATTGCTGCGTTACCAGTTCAAAAACACCGTGCTCGAGCCCTCCGAGTGGCCCAAGATGCGCACGCTCGAGGGGGAGAAGCCTGATCCCAACCCCGTCACCTGGGCTATGCAGGAACTTCGCACCGGGCGGCTTGTGATTGGCGAGAACTTGGTGCCCGAGGACCGACTTTCCAAGGTGCTCGATCAGATGTATCCCCGCGAAATCCCCGAGCCCCAACCGCAGGAACGGGACCGCGACTAG
- the argR gene encoding arginine repressor: MASKDQRHRAIQEIISRENISTQAELVDRLRKQGYNVTQATVSRDINELRLVRVPLGRGKHKYALTQFELAEDVMDELKRIFRGFVHDVDRGENLLVLRTAEGHASGIALLLDRLRRDDIVGTIAGEDTILVVARSTADAEKLQDEMEGYLV; encoded by the coding sequence ATGGCGAGCAAAGACCAACGTCACCGAGCTATTCAAGAGATCATCAGCCGCGAAAATATTTCTACGCAGGCCGAGCTGGTAGATCGCCTCCGCAAGCAGGGGTATAACGTTACCCAGGCCACGGTGAGCCGCGATATTAATGAACTTCGCTTGGTGCGGGTTCCCCTGGGACGGGGCAAGCACAAATATGCGCTCACCCAGTTCGAGCTAGCTGAGGATGTGATGGACGAACTCAAGCGTATCTTCCGTGGGTTCGTTCACGACGTGGATCGGGGGGAGAACCTATTGGTATTGCGTACTGCCGAAGGCCACGCTTCGGGGATTGCCCTTCTGTTAGACCGCCTGCGTCGCGACGACATCGTGGGGACCATTGCTGGCGAAGACACTATCCTGGTGGTGGCCCGCAGCACCGCAGACGCCGAGAAGCTCCAGGACGAGATGGAGGGGTATCTCGTCTAA
- a CDS encoding MarC family protein, translating to MLEFSLQAFLTLLVVVDPIGLVPIFIALAGGRSHLEQRYLARKAVLVAGVVILGFAVLGKPVLEYLGITLGALRIAAGILLFKIGFDMIFAHLERETPEEYEEAQTRLDFSVFPLAIPLIAGPGTLASVLILTSEAHKAPYGLGIVLGMAGVVLLLTYLFLRAASPLSRLLRRTGINVVTRVLGILLAALAVQYVVNGIRALGF from the coding sequence ATGCTCGAGTTCTCCTTGCAGGCCTTCCTGACCCTCCTGGTGGTGGTGGACCCCATCGGGTTGGTGCCGATCTTCATCGCTTTGGCAGGAGGTAGATCGCACCTCGAGCAGCGCTACCTGGCCCGCAAAGCGGTGTTGGTGGCTGGGGTGGTGATACTGGGGTTTGCGGTGCTGGGCAAGCCAGTGCTCGAGTACCTGGGCATCACCCTGGGCGCGCTCAGGATTGCCGCGGGCATCCTGCTTTTCAAAATTGGCTTCGATATGATTTTTGCTCACCTCGAGCGCGAAACCCCCGAGGAATACGAGGAAGCCCAAACCCGGCTAGATTTCTCGGTGTTTCCTCTGGCTATCCCGCTCATTGCGGGTCCTGGCACCTTGGCCAGCGTGCTGATCTTGACCAGCGAGGCGCACAAGGCCCCCTATGGCCTGGGCATAGTGCTGGGGATGGCCGGAGTGGTACTGTTGCTTACTTACTTGTTCCTACGAGCAGCAAGCCCCCTGTCCCGGCTGCTACGCCGCACCGGGATCAACGTCGTCACTCGGGTGCTGGGTATTCTACTGGCCGCGTTGGCGGTACAGTATGTGGTGAACGGGATTCGGGCGCTGGGGTTTTGA
- a CDS encoding diguanylate cyclase, with translation MTPPPAQLQVLFGSPQGAVWLDKRGRVRWYNPAAQALLGQDLMGVSLSKLLSPYDASRRPVPREHSALAAEGAAQGLFALIHVDQRWFQVSCHPLGEGRLCLLADITDLEQQAMAYRTTLEVLSGLVRQEENLADLLRQVLETAVAVVPGCDAGSISLREGDSFRFVAQVGFDEALIGHFFPADLELLWYGEGETAWHLGRPRLIRGSEIQQRSAAQAGELAELLKKHGRVREIQASICVPVVLQGEVLATINLDNLRNPDGFPPEALPIAQAFGIQTAGLLYGQLARKSLTSQALTDPLTGLGNRRALEDAFPKLQAQAKRLGLPLTMLYWDMDGLKRLNDTQGHAAGDQALKRLADSLQAFSRQGDAAFRVGGDEFVSLHLNLPVSEAQELIERVRGNLQVRVSAGSAAIDPEMSLEEALFQTDAAMYRDKPRQR, from the coding sequence ATGACCCCGCCCCCCGCCCAGCTTCAGGTACTCTTTGGCTCACCCCAGGGCGCGGTGTGGCTGGATAAGCGCGGTCGGGTGCGCTGGTACAACCCTGCCGCCCAAGCCCTGCTGGGACAGGATCTGATGGGGGTTTCCTTATCCAAGCTGCTGAGCCCTTACGACGCTTCGCGGCGACCTGTTCCCCGTGAGCACAGCGCCCTAGCCGCAGAGGGAGCTGCCCAAGGTCTTTTCGCGTTGATCCACGTAGATCAGCGCTGGTTCCAGGTCAGCTGCCACCCGTTAGGAGAAGGGCGGCTATGTCTTTTGGCCGACATCACCGACCTCGAGCAGCAGGCCATGGCCTACCGCACTACTTTGGAGGTGCTCTCGGGGCTAGTGCGCCAGGAAGAGAACCTTGCCGACCTCTTAAGGCAGGTACTCGAGACCGCAGTAGCCGTGGTGCCGGGTTGTGACGCGGGAAGCATCTCCCTGCGCGAAGGCGATTCTTTTCGCTTTGTGGCCCAGGTGGGGTTTGATGAGGCATTGATCGGCCACTTCTTCCCCGCCGATCTCGAGCTGCTTTGGTACGGAGAGGGGGAAACCGCTTGGCATCTGGGGCGCCCACGGCTGATCCGTGGCTCAGAGATACAGCAACGGAGTGCGGCGCAGGCCGGTGAGCTTGCTGAGCTATTGAAAAAACATGGGCGGGTAAGAGAAATCCAGGCCAGCATCTGCGTGCCGGTGGTGCTCCAAGGCGAAGTGCTAGCGACCATCAACCTCGATAACCTGCGAAACCCCGATGGATTCCCGCCGGAAGCTTTGCCCATCGCCCAGGCCTTCGGCATCCAGACCGCCGGGCTTCTCTACGGCCAGTTGGCCCGCAAAAGCCTCACCAGCCAAGCCCTCACCGACCCCCTCACCGGGCTGGGCAACCGCCGGGCGCTCGAGGATGCCTTCCCCAAGCTTCAGGCCCAAGCCAAGCGGCTAGGCCTTCCCCTCACCATGCTGTACTGGGATATGGACGGGCTCAAACGGCTCAACGACACCCAGGGCCACGCGGCCGGGGATCAGGCCCTAAAGCGGCTGGCCGACTCGCTCCAGGCTTTCTCGCGTCAAGGCGACGCAGCCTTTCGGGTCGGGGGCGATGAGTTCGTGAGCCTACACCTCAACCTGCCGGTGAGCGAGGCTCAAGAGCTGATCGAGCGGGTGCGGGGAAACCTCCAGGTGCGGGTGAGCGCGGGAAGTGCAGCCATTGACCCGGAAATGAGCTTGGAAGAAGCCTTATTCCAAACCGATGCGGCCATGTACCGGGATAAACCCAGGCAGCGCTGA
- a CDS encoding DNA repair protein RecN, with product MLERLEVKNLAVLEEVTLEFGPGLTVLTGETGAGKSVLVDALSLLLGERAEGMIRQGAEALLVTAWFDGRVFSRRVTNSRSIPRVDGEVVSLRELAEETSQHLTIHAQHAALTLLGRKAQRALLDALVDPALLQAYREAYTHHQTLLAEQERLEAAARERERRLDVLSFQIKEIDAAKIVPGEETELKREAEKLRHAESLRERVGLASSLLSGEHDSVGQIAQALKELKTAAKYDQGLWNLGRDLEAALDSLKAIARELEDYLESLEADPHRLETVEARLALLERLQRKYGDSLEEVLAFADSVRRELAELEGADERLALLEREIEGSRQELWQRGQTLSKARAEAAEWLSREATREIRALGMPEARFRVELAALSEPGPEGLEEVYLFFSANPGIHEAPLEKAASGGELSRVMLALVLLTGVEAATVIFDEIDTGVGGEAAWQVAERLARLAQTRQVLVVTHLPQIAARAQRHFQVVKEKGRVQVHAIEGEERVRELARMLSGSYSQAALEHARELLAETPLIPPRRG from the coding sequence GTGCTCGAACGTTTGGAGGTAAAAAACTTAGCCGTTCTCGAGGAGGTCACGCTTGAGTTCGGCCCTGGTCTGACCGTGTTGACCGGGGAGACCGGAGCGGGCAAGAGCGTGCTGGTGGACGCGCTCTCGCTGCTGCTGGGAGAGCGGGCGGAGGGGATGATCCGCCAGGGCGCAGAAGCTCTTCTCGTGACGGCCTGGTTTGACGGGCGGGTTTTTTCACGACGGGTCACCAATAGCCGCAGCATCCCCCGAGTAGACGGCGAAGTGGTCTCGTTGCGCGAACTGGCCGAGGAGACCAGCCAGCACCTCACTATCCATGCCCAACACGCCGCGCTTACGCTGTTAGGGCGCAAGGCCCAGCGGGCGCTATTGGATGCCCTGGTGGATCCGGCCTTGCTCCAGGCCTACCGTGAGGCCTACACCCACCACCAAACCCTGCTCGCCGAGCAGGAGCGGCTCGAGGCCGCCGCCCGTGAGCGCGAGCGCCGTTTGGACGTGCTCTCCTTTCAGATCAAGGAAATCGACGCGGCGAAAATCGTCCCCGGCGAAGAAACCGAACTCAAGCGCGAAGCCGAGAAGTTGCGCCACGCCGAGAGCTTGCGTGAGCGGGTAGGGCTGGCCTCGAGCCTGCTGAGCGGGGAACACGATAGCGTAGGACAGATAGCCCAGGCCCTCAAGGAACTCAAGACCGCTGCCAAGTATGACCAGGGACTGTGGAACCTTGGCCGCGACCTCGAGGCCGCCCTGGATAGCCTCAAGGCGATAGCCCGCGAACTCGAGGATTACCTGGAGAGCCTGGAGGCTGACCCCCACCGGCTAGAGACCGTGGAAGCCCGGCTGGCCCTACTCGAGCGGTTGCAGCGCAAGTACGGCGACAGCCTGGAGGAGGTGCTGGCCTTCGCGGATTCGGTGCGGCGGGAGCTAGCCGAGCTTGAGGGAGCCGACGAACGCCTAGCCCTGCTGGAAAGGGAAATCGAGGGTTCGCGGCAAGAGCTTTGGCAGCGGGGGCAAACCCTTTCTAAAGCCCGCGCTGAAGCCGCCGAGTGGCTTTCCCGGGAGGCCACGCGGGAGATTCGGGCCCTGGGGATGCCCGAAGCCCGCTTCCGGGTGGAGCTAGCGGCCTTGAGCGAGCCGGGTCCGGAGGGGCTCGAGGAAGTCTATCTATTCTTTAGCGCCAATCCCGGTATCCATGAAGCCCCCCTCGAAAAGGCGGCCTCCGGGGGTGAGCTCTCACGGGTGATGTTGGCGCTGGTACTCCTTACCGGAGTAGAGGCCGCCACCGTGATCTTCGATGAAATAGACACCGGGGTGGGGGGAGAGGCGGCCTGGCAAGTAGCTGAGCGCTTAGCTCGGCTCGCCCAAACCCGCCAGGTGCTGGTGGTAACCCACCTGCCCCAAATCGCCGCCCGGGCCCAGCGCCACTTCCAGGTGGTCAAAGAGAAAGGACGGGTACAGGTACATGCCATCGAGGGGGAGGAGCGGGTACGCGAGCTGGCTCGGATGCTTTCCGGCTCATACTCGCAAGCCGCTCTCGAGCACGCCCGCGAGCTGCTGGCCGAAACTCCGTTGATCCCCCCAAGGCGAGGTTGA
- a CDS encoding sulfurtransferase: MAELQLPTPLVSTAWLIEHLADSKLRIVDVRFSLADPLAGYMAYREGHIPGAVYLNLEADLSAPLRPDRKGGRHPLPTPEAFARTLSQAGIGNEHGVVVYDDNGMVAPRLWWMLRWLGHDAVAVLDGGVRAYLEAGGKLEPGSSTYPPTTFTPHPRPEMLLDAEAVAGRSADTVLIDSRAPERYRGEVEPLDPVAGHIPGAINRNWADSLDTSGRFKPAQAQRARFAEVEGKDLIVYCGSGVSATANLLALEVAGIKGARLYAGSWSDWVSDPSRPVAKGEEG; encoded by the coding sequence ATGGCCGAGCTTCAGCTTCCTACCCCCTTGGTCAGTACCGCGTGGCTGATAGAGCATCTGGCGGATTCTAAGTTGCGCATCGTGGACGTGCGCTTCTCCCTGGCCGACCCGCTGGCTGGGTACATGGCCTATCGCGAGGGGCATATTCCCGGCGCGGTTTACCTGAACCTCGAGGCCGACCTCTCCGCCCCTCTCCGGCCCGACCGTAAGGGAGGCCGCCACCCCCTGCCCACCCCGGAAGCCTTTGCCCGCACGCTCTCCCAGGCGGGCATCGGTAACGAGCACGGGGTGGTAGTCTACGACGACAACGGCATGGTAGCCCCCCGGCTATGGTGGATGCTGCGCTGGTTAGGCCACGACGCGGTCGCAGTGTTGGACGGCGGGGTGAGGGCGTACCTGGAGGCCGGGGGAAAGCTCGAGCCGGGCAGTTCCACCTATCCCCCCACGACCTTCACCCCCCACCCCCGCCCCGAGATGCTCTTGGATGCCGAGGCGGTAGCGGGCCGCTCAGCCGATACCGTCTTGATTGATTCTCGAGCCCCGGAACGCTACCGCGGCGAGGTCGAACCGCTAGATCCGGTGGCCGGGCATATTCCCGGGGCTATCAACCGCAACTGGGCCGATAGTTTAGACACCAGTGGCCGCTTCAAACCTGCCCAGGCGCAACGGGCGCGTTTCGCTGAGGTCGAGGGTAAAGACCTCATCGTCTACTGCGGTTCAGGGGTAAGCGCTACGGCCAATCTGTTGGCCCTCGAGGTCGCTGGGATCAAGGGCGCTAGGCTCTATGCCGGTTCTTGGAGCGACTGGGTGAGCGACCCCTCAAGGCCTGTTGCCAAGGGGGAAGAAGGCTGA
- the acpS gene encoding holo-ACP synthase, with translation MPIVAIGTDIVSVERLRGVFERHSERFLERHFTPEEVAYCLAQADPLPALAARFAAKEAFQKCWPHSFGWREVWVEKEGARPRLGYIAKIAQRMVSEGWRAHLSLSHEKEHALAVVILETLEMG, from the coding sequence ATGCCCATCGTAGCCATTGGAACCGACATCGTATCTGTAGAGCGCTTGCGCGGGGTGTTCGAGCGGCACTCAGAGCGTTTCCTCGAGCGCCACTTCACCCCGGAGGAAGTGGCCTACTGTCTGGCCCAGGCCGACCCCCTGCCCGCGCTGGCGGCCCGCTTTGCCGCCAAGGAGGCTTTTCAGAAGTGCTGGCCGCATAGCTTCGGCTGGCGCGAGGTATGGGTGGAGAAAGAGGGGGCACGGCCCCGGCTCGGCTACATCGCCAAGATCGCCCAGCGGATGGTCTCTGAGGGCTGGCGGGCGCATCTTTCGCTTTCTCATGAAAAAGAGCACGCCCTGGCGGTAGTGATTTTAGAAACGCTGGAGATGGGGTAG
- the rsmF gene encoding 16S rRNA (cytosine(1407)-C(5))-methyltransferase RsmF, with product MLSVVQLPKPFLRRMSDLLDTEFPQFLRALTSDDRSYGLRVNTLKLSPERFQDLSPWPLEPIPWCAEGFYYPPDARPGPHPFFYAGLYYIQEPSAQAVGVLADPRPGERVLDLAAAPGGKTTHLAARMGGQGLLIANEVDSKRTRGLLENVERWGARLAVVGAPVERLAEVWGAYFDRVVLDAPCSGEGMFRKEPEAMRHWGPTAPERSARVQRSLIDHAGRLVRPGGVLVYSTCTFAPEENEQVIAHFLSRNPEFVLESAQLHPSFAPGVPAWGGGDLELAKTARLWPHRLRGEGHFLAKLRKTDGYEGSPAYERVPPLSKEARMAWGAFAAEHLKTDLEGEIWERAGHLYLLPEGLPSLSGIRAPAPGLYLGKVQAGRLLPGKPLAHFLGVEEVGPCVELAAEDPRTLAFAEGNLIECDGSEGTVWVGVRTQEGSFGLGWGKLKGGILRPGRTGL from the coding sequence ATGCTTTCCGTTGTGCAGCTACCCAAGCCCTTTCTTCGACGCATGAGCGACTTGCTGGATACCGAGTTCCCGCAATTCCTCCGTGCCCTCACTTCCGACGACCGCAGCTACGGCTTGCGGGTCAACACCCTCAAACTCTCGCCTGAGCGGTTTCAAGACTTGAGCCCCTGGCCCTTAGAACCCATCCCTTGGTGCGCGGAGGGCTTTTACTACCCACCCGACGCCCGCCCTGGCCCGCACCCCTTTTTTTACGCCGGGTTGTATTACATCCAAGAGCCTTCCGCCCAGGCCGTAGGGGTGTTGGCCGATCCAAGGCCAGGCGAGCGGGTCTTGGACTTAGCGGCAGCCCCCGGCGGCAAGACTACCCACCTCGCCGCCCGCATGGGGGGACAGGGCTTGCTCATCGCCAACGAGGTGGATAGCAAGCGGACTCGAGGGCTACTAGAGAACGTCGAACGCTGGGGAGCCCGGCTCGCAGTGGTGGGGGCCCCGGTAGAACGCCTAGCCGAGGTCTGGGGTGCTTACTTCGACCGGGTAGTACTCGATGCCCCCTGCTCGGGCGAGGGGATGTTTCGCAAAGAGCCTGAGGCCATGCGCCATTGGGGGCCCACTGCCCCGGAGCGCTCGGCTCGAGTCCAGCGCAGCCTGATCGATCACGCGGGTCGTTTGGTGCGGCCCGGCGGGGTATTGGTGTACTCAACCTGTACCTTCGCCCCTGAAGAAAACGAGCAGGTGATCGCCCACTTTCTCTCCCGCAACCCCGAGTTCGTGCTCGAGTCTGCCCAGCTTCACCCCTCGTTTGCCCCAGGGGTCCCCGCCTGGGGCGGCGGCGATCTCGAACTTGCCAAGACCGCCCGGCTGTGGCCCCACCGCTTGCGCGGTGAGGGCCACTTTCTGGCCAAACTGCGCAAGACCGATGGCTATGAGGGCTCGCCCGCTTACGAGCGGGTGCCGCCCTTATCGAAGGAGGCCAGGATGGCCTGGGGGGCCTTCGCTGCCGAGCACCTGAAAACAGACCTGGAGGGCGAGATCTGGGAACGGGCAGGACACCTTTACCTGCTGCCGGAAGGGTTGCCGAGCCTCTCGGGGATCCGCGCCCCGGCGCCGGGGCTTTACCTAGGTAAGGTGCAGGCCGGGCGGCTCTTGCCGGGGAAACCCCTGGCGCATTTTTTGGGCGTGGAGGAGGTCGGCCCCTGTGTCGAGCTGGCGGCGGAAGATCCGCGAACCCTGGCGTTCGCCGAGGGTAACCTTATCGAATGCGACGGTTCAGAAGGAACGGTCTGGGTAGGGGTGCGGACCCAAGAGGGGAGCTTTGGGCTGGGGTGGGGCAAGCTTAAGGGCGGGATCCTGCGGCCTGGCCGGACTGGTTTATAA
- a CDS encoding 3-dehydroquinate synthase family protein: MIRLVVGNPRAYPVVIGQGLNRLVQPNGPRAILYDQAVQGFAEGLADILDISSRLALEGGERAKTLEAYARCLSWLAEEALPRDTTLYVVGGGTLTDLGGFVAASYLRGIEYISFPTTTLAIVDAAVGGKTGLNLPEGKNLVGAFHFPQAVYADLEALHTLPLPLFKEGLVEAFKHGLISGDPTLLSLEPLRPGGAGLEEYLARAVSVKIRVVEADPTEKGERKKLNLGHTLAHALEAATSHQLSHGAAVAYGLLYISLVGRALGGQDLVPIVQRLLAWLEPPPLPELSWERLLPYLARDKKKLGASLSWVVPMSLGDIRIEPVDDKTLKQAYGEFQELINQSGQAAGSRP, from the coding sequence ATGATTCGGCTGGTAGTGGGCAACCCTCGAGCCTACCCGGTAGTGATCGGACAAGGACTGAACCGGCTGGTCCAACCCAACGGCCCGCGGGCTATACTGTACGACCAGGCAGTACAGGGCTTTGCAGAGGGGCTAGCCGACATATTGGACATCTCATCCCGGCTCGCCCTAGAGGGCGGGGAGCGGGCCAAGACCCTGGAGGCCTATGCCCGCTGCCTCTCCTGGCTGGCCGAGGAGGCCCTGCCCCGCGATACCACGCTCTACGTGGTAGGGGGTGGCACCCTCACCGACCTGGGCGGGTTTGTGGCGGCGAGCTATCTGAGGGGGATCGAGTACATCTCCTTCCCCACGACCACGCTGGCCATTGTGGACGCTGCGGTAGGGGGGAAAACCGGCCTGAATCTGCCCGAGGGCAAGAACCTGGTGGGTGCGTTTCACTTCCCCCAAGCGGTCTACGCCGACCTCGAGGCCCTGCATACCCTTCCCCTCCCGCTTTTTAAAGAGGGGCTGGTGGAGGCGTTCAAGCACGGGCTTATCTCGGGGGATCCAACCTTGCTCAGCCTCGAGCCCTTGCGGCCGGGTGGGGCGGGGCTCGAGGAGTATCTGGCTCGCGCCGTCTCGGTCAAGATTCGTGTCGTTGAGGCCGACCCCACCGAAAAAGGCGAGCGCAAGAAGCTGAACCTGGGACACACCCTGGCCCACGCCTTAGAAGCAGCCACCTCCCACCAACTCTCGCACGGCGCAGCAGTAGCCTACGGGCTTTTGTACATCAGCTTGGTCGGCAGGGCGCTGGGCGGCCAGGACCTAGTGCCCATAGTGCAAAGGCTGTTGGCCTGGCTCGAGCCCCCGCCTCTACCCGAGCTTTCTTGGGAGAGGTTGCTGCCCTACCTGGCACGCGACAAGAAGAAACTGGGCGCTAGCCTCTCCTGGGTGGTGCCCATGAGCCTTGGAGATATTCGGATAGAGCCCGTGGACGACAAAACCCTCAAACAAGCGTACGGGGAGTTCCAGGAGCTTATAAACCAGTCCGGCCAGGCCGCAGGATCCCGCCCTTAA